AAGGGGTCATAGTAATGGTGCAGTAATTCCTTCCACTCTTCGTATTGAGGAGATTGTCTGAACCCAACCTCATGATCGGTAATCGAACGCCACTTAACGAGTAAAATGTACTTATTTTCGGTCTCTACGCATTTATGTAGCTCATGTCCCAAATATCCACGCATTTGAGAAATGATCTTCGATGCCTGCCGGAAGCTGCTCTCAAAGTCATTAATCGTGCCCGGTTTCACCTGCAGATGGGCTACTTCAAGTATCATTGTTACCATCCCCTCCGTTTTCCTGATTATAGCATGGCATCCTGGCATAATGAATCGGATTTTTCCAATTGCCCTATTATAAGAAAACCTCTAACCCGTTCAATCAAGAACAGCTACTTCACTTATTAATTCCTATATCTAGAAAGGGAAAAGGACCCGCAGACCCGCTTCAATAGCGGAACTGAAGGTCCTTATAACATATATACTTTTCCCTTGCACAGGTCTACGGATTGCCCTATCCTCTAGGAGCTGAGTACGACCCGATCATCGCTCAGCTTATGACCGCTAATCTGTTCGAACTCTCCAAGCAGGCCCTCGATCGTCAGTTGCTGCTTCTCCTGCTCGTGAATATCGAGGATGATGCGGCCCCCATCCATCATAATTAGCCGATTGCCAAGGCGAATCGCCTGTTCCATGTTGTGCGTGACCATCAGGGTGGTGAGCTTCAGCTCGCTGACGATATTCTGCGTGAGCTGGGTTACCAGCTCTGCCCGTGCTGGGTCCAATGCCGCGGTATGCTCGTCAAGCAGCAGGATCTGCGGCTCAGTAAATGTAGCCATGAGCAGACTGAGCGCCTGACGTTCACCACCGGACAGCGTTCCTACCTTGGCGCGCAGTCGATTCTCTAGACCGATGCCAAGCTTACGAAGCTGCTCTTTGAACAGTTCTCTTCGCCCGGAGTTAATCCCAATCGATAGCCCACGACGCTTGCCGCGCGAGTATGCCATCGCCAGATTCTCCTCGATTGTCATATGCGGAGCAGTCCCGGCCATCGGGTCCTGGAAGACGCGGCCGACCCAACGGCTGCGCTTATGTTCGGACAAATCCGTAATGTCATTGCCGTCAATATGAACCGTACCGGAATCCGGCTTTAGCGTACCCGAGATCATGTTCATCAACGTTGATTTGCCGGCGCCGTTACTGCCGATCACGGTCACGAAATCCCCTGGCTTCAGCTGCAGATTCACGTTAATTAGCGCGATCTTCTCATCGACGGAACCTGGATGGAATAGTTTGGATAATTGTGTAATCTGCAGCATTATAGTCCACCTCCCAAACTTCTCTGCTCAGCGTCGGAGACAAGTTCCAACGAGCGCTTACGCGCGAGTGCCTTCTGCTTCCATGATCTGCGTACCGTCGGTAGAACCAAGGCGATGATGACGATCAATGCCGTGATCACCTTCAGATCGGTCTGCTCCAGCCACTCGATCCGCAGCGCTAGAGCGACAACCAGACGATAGACAATGGAGCCAAGCACGACGGCCAGCGTGGCAAAGAACACACTACGAGCTCCGAATATCGCTTCTCCGATAATTACGGAGGCCAGCCCGATAACAATCATTCCGATTCCGGCGGAGATATCAGCAAATTGCGACTGCTGGGCAATTAACGCACCAGACAATGCAACAAGTCCATTCGATAAGCTAAGTCCCAAAATAATCGTATTGTCGGTATTCGCGCCAAAGCTTCTAATCATCCTCTGATTATCTCCTGTCGCCCGTAGCGCGAGCCCAAGTTCAGTACGGAAGAACAGATCGAGCAGAAGCTTAATAGCGATGACTACAAAAGGCATCAGCAATAGCGGTGATATAGAGCTGAATATCGTCTTCTCACCGAGTAGTCCGACATTCGGCTTCCCCATAATTCGCATGTTAATGGAATATAATGCGATCATCATCAGAATTCCGGATAAGAGGCCATTTATACGACCTTTGGTATGAATAAGCCCTGTAATCATACCGGCTAACAGTCCGCCGCCCAAGGCGCAGATTGTGGACACCCAGGGGGATACACCATTCGTAATCATTATGGCTGCTATGGCTCCGCCGGTTGTAAAGCTTCCGTCCACCGTTAAGTCTGGAAAGTCCAGGATACGAAAGGTGATGTAAACGCCAAGCGCCATCAATGCATATAGCAATCCGGATTCTAGGGCTCCGAGTAATGAGTTCATCATGGTGATACTACCTCCTAATTATGGAACACCTATTCGAGAATATTGGTCTCCTTATCCTTAACCTGCTCCTTCATTGCATCCGTAACGGTGATCCCTTGTTCTGCCGCAGCTTTCAGATTAAGAATGAGATCGAGCTTCTCTGGCACTGTAACCTTCAAATCACCGATCTTCTTGCCCTCCTTGAGAACTTGCAGCGCCATTTGACCTGCTTGATAGCCATGATCATAGTATTTGAAGCCTACCGTAGCAAATGCACCTTTCTCAACGGAATCACGGTCGCTAGAAAAGAATGGGATATCATTGTCATTAGCCACTTGAATAACCGTGCTAACTGCCTCCACCACTGTGTTATCGAGCGTAATATAGATTGCGTCGGCTCGACCTACTAAGGATTCCGCAGCCTGCTTCACTTCCGAGGTGTTCGTAACTGAAGCTTTTACGATCTTAATTCCGTGCTTCTCCAGTGCCTTTTCTGCCAAATTAGTCATGACTACAGCATTTGGCTCGCCTTGGTTGAGCACGACGCCCACGGTCTTCACATCAGGGAAATTACCGGCGATAAAGTCCATCAACTGAGAAATAGCCTCGGGGTTCGTATCAGAAGCGCCTGATACATTGCCGCCCGGCTTCTCCAGATTGTCTATCAATTTAGCATCGAGCGGATCCGTAACCGCTGCGAACATGACTGGCGAATTCTTCACCTGACTAGCCAGCGCCTGTGCTGGAAGTGTAGCGATGCCTAGAACCAGGTCATATTTCTCACCAGCTATTTTCTGAGCAATCGTCATATTGTTATTTGGGTCACCTTGCGCATTATTGTAATCCAGCTTCAGGTTATCTCCTTCTACAATCCCCGCGTCCTTCAGAGCTGCCAGAAAGCCTTCACGAGTCGCATCCAGCGACGGATGCTCCACGATTTGTGAGATGGCAATCTTGTACTGCTTCCCAGAGCCCGAGCTTCCACAGCCAACTACAGTTACCAGCATGATCGAGATGACTAATAATAGACCTAATTTCTTCCTCATTTTCAAAAGACCCCCTCAATTAATTTACCACATTAATGATTCACTTGGTCGATGCGAAATCCGGTTAACGCTTCTATCCATAAAAGTGTCAAAGCGCAAAAATGTGATCTTTCCCACGTTTCCGGAAGATTATATTATTCTCATATTAAATGGCGGTCAATTTCTAGTCAATCCAAAATCTACTATTTGGTTAAATTTGGATCATTGGGGCATAGAAAATAAGAGACTGGCCAGAATTCTGACCTGCCTCTTGTCTACTCCTTCTTATTAGCTCCTCTCTATTTTCTGATATTTCTTACATTTATCGCTTCCGCTCCAAATAAATATGCTTCGCCTTTATCATCTCACCTGAAATTTGCAGCAAGCCGAAAGAATACTTTGGTTCACGCCGTTTGTCTGTAGGGGAACCGGGATTAAACAGAAGCAGCCCATTCTCCCTCTTTAATAAGGGCTTATGAGAATGGCCGAACAAAATGGCCTTAACCTCCTGCCCCTGGAAGATCTTCATCG
The window above is part of the Paenibacillus lutimineralis genome. Proteins encoded here:
- a CDS encoding ABC transporter permease — its product is MMNSLLGALESGLLYALMALGVYITFRILDFPDLTVDGSFTTGGAIAAIMITNGVSPWVSTICALGGGLLAGMITGLIHTKGRINGLLSGILMMIALYSINMRIMGKPNVGLLGEKTIFSSISPLLLMPFVVIAIKLLLDLFFRTELGLALRATGDNQRMIRSFGANTDNTIILGLSLSNGLVALSGALIAQQSQFADISAGIGMIVIGLASVIIGEAIFGARSVFFATLAVVLGSIVYRLVVALALRIEWLEQTDLKVITALIVIIALVLPTVRRSWKQKALARKRSLELVSDAEQRSLGGGL
- a CDS encoding antibiotic biosynthesis monooxygenase family protein, with product MILEVAHLQVKPGTINDFESSFRQASKIISQMRGYLGHELHKCVETENKYILLVKWRSITDHEVGFRQSPQYEEWKELLHHYYDPFPLVEHYVQIKLEM
- a CDS encoding ABC transporter ATP-binding protein, with the protein product MLQITQLSKLFHPGSVDEKIALINVNLQLKPGDFVTVIGSNGAGKSTLMNMISGTLKPDSGTVHIDGNDITDLSEHKRSRWVGRVFQDPMAGTAPHMTIEENLAMAYSRGKRRGLSIGINSGRRELFKEQLRKLGIGLENRLRAKVGTLSGGERQALSLLMATFTEPQILLLDEHTAALDPARAELVTQLTQNIVSELKLTTLMVTHNMEQAIRLGNRLIMMDGGRIILDIHEQEKQQLTIEGLLGEFEQISGHKLSDDRVVLSS
- a CDS encoding ABC transporter substrate-binding protein, translating into MRKKLGLLLVISIMLVTVVGCGSSGSGKQYKIAISQIVEHPSLDATREGFLAALKDAGIVEGDNLKLDYNNAQGDPNNNMTIAQKIAGEKYDLVLGIATLPAQALASQVKNSPVMFAAVTDPLDAKLIDNLEKPGGNVSGASDTNPEAISQLMDFIAGNFPDVKTVGVVLNQGEPNAVVMTNLAEKALEKHGIKIVKASVTNTSEVKQAAESLVGRADAIYITLDNTVVEAVSTVIQVANDNDIPFFSSDRDSVEKGAFATVGFKYYDHGYQAGQMALQVLKEGKKIGDLKVTVPEKLDLILNLKAAAEQGITVTDAMKEQVKDKETNILE